Proteins encoded together in one Pseudomonadota bacterium window:
- a CDS encoding TMEM165/GDT1 family protein: MEAFLVSLSSVAIAEIGDRTQLLSLVLAAHYRKPWPILAGVLLATLANHAAAGLLGQWFAFVLTPPIADLLVGASMLAMAIWTLRPDTLEAMPRLGRRGAFLATLIAFFIAEIGDKTQIATAALAAACSGLTQVVLGTTLGMLIANAPVVFLGKAFADRLPLRRIHQAAALLFLALGAWFLIRALTGAAEPR, translated from the coding sequence ATGGAAGCCTTCCTTGTCTCGCTCTCGAGCGTGGCGATCGCCGAGATCGGCGATCGCACCCAGCTCCTGTCTCTGGTGCTCGCCGCCCACTATCGCAAGCCCTGGCCGATCCTGGCGGGCGTGCTGTTGGCGACCTTGGCCAATCACGCCGCGGCCGGCCTCCTCGGCCAGTGGTTTGCCTTCGTGCTGACGCCGCCGATCGCCGACCTGCTGGTCGGCGCCAGCATGTTGGCGATGGCGATCTGGACCTTGCGGCCCGATACGCTCGAGGCGATGCCGCGCCTGGGACGTCGCGGCGCGTTCCTGGCGACGCTCATCGCCTTCTTCATTGCCGAGATCGGCGACAAGACGCAGATCGCCACCGCCGCTCTTGCGGCCGCCTGTAGCGGGCTTACCCAGGTCGTGCTCGGAACCACGCTCGGCATGCTGATCGCCAATGCGCCGGTGGTTTTTCTCGGCAAGGCCTTCGCTGATCGCCTACCGCTCCGCCGGATCCATCAAGCCGCCGCGCTGTTGTTCCTGGCGCTCGGCGCCTGGTTCCTCATCCGTGCCCTGACCGGGGCGGCCGAGCCACGCTAG